The genome window ttttcttctctttagtcAGTAGGAGAAGACAGCCTTCTTTCAAACTTTGCACATTacaggtactcaataaattatttattaagtgaattaTTTGCCTTTTTGCTTAACAGAAATAGCTGAGTAATAAATGTGCCTGGGCAAAATGCCAGAGATACCTTGAAGAGCTCAGAGTGATATTCCAGGAGAAACCCGATGAGCTGTTCTGCCTGTACTTTTGATAATGATTTGGTTTGCAAAACTGCTTTGGCAAGAGTTTTCAGGATCACCGTTTTGTTATCATACTGTAAACAGAAAGATTAACATAGCTTAAAtggtatttaaaaggaaaaagtagcAGAAAATTGTACAATTGttattgcaatattttttaaCCTGTTTTTGTAACTTGTAGGCATTAGGTTCTGATGCAATAGCCATAAAAGTAAGTAGCCGTCGCAATTCTTCTTTGATGTTGGGCAACAAGAATCTTAGATATAATTGTATTGCTTCAAGGGCTTCTgtgcttttctcattttctgttatatgggttacaaagaaaacaaagcacGGGACAAAAAGTGGAGATTATGATCCTTAGTAGTCAATTAAAATGctaagatgggccctggccggttggctcagcggtagaacatcggcctggcgtgcgggggacccgggttcaattcctggccagagcacataggagaagcgcccatttgcttctccaccccccctccttcctctctgtctctctcttcccctcccgcagccaaggctccattggagcaaagatggcctgggcgctggggatggctccttggcctctgccccaggcgctagagtggctctggtagcggcagagcgacgccccggaggggcagagcatcgccccctggtgggcagagcttcgcccacccgtgccaggtggatccgagtcgggcgcatgcgggagtctgactgtctctccctgtttctagcttcagaaaaacacacacacacacacaaaatgctaaGATGTTGTATTTGGTTTATGGATTGTTATTTTTAACTACTTAAAAGTTTTTGctatgaaatatttcaaacataaacgAAAATATCTATATAATTCTGCAACTATGCCAAAAACCTTGTAACTACATCCAGCATTATCAAACAGTATTTTGTTTTAACATGGAATTACATGGCCACTAAAAAAGTGACACGATATTATGTCAATTTTTATCTTGCTAAGAGGTCACCAAATATCTCAGTTTTCTAATCCTGTACTATATCAAAATTTGTTTCTTAGAATGTCTCTGTGACATAATTACCTTAAATCTAATGTCCTTAGTACATTAGTTAAATTTGATAGTACAATTCACATGGCAGACATTAGTAAAGTGAAAAAAGACTTCATACAGTACCTTgacaatatagaagaaaaagattaaaatgttaTACTCAAATAATATGACATTTTCTTCAACgtgtatcttttaaaatgttttatgtaaaaCATTAAAGTTTAAACATCATCTCTTACCTATAAGTTCAATAATTCCTGAATGAATATCAAAATACTCATCAGTCAACAGGCAATCTCTCTCTTGAGTATATTTTACTATGATATCAAAGAGTATCTTCTTCTGTATGCTCAATCTTGTCTCTTCATTTGTATTTTGTGCTAACTGCTGACTAACTGAAACTATGAACTGGTCAGGAAAATATTCCAAACATTCAATTGCTGCATAAAGCCAGTTATCAACCCTGGAGGAAAAATAGGAAACAATATAAATCAATGGTTAATATTTCCACTTACTACTTAAAGTACTGTTTGATAAAGCATAATCAAATTTAGCTTACATTTAACCAAATCTAAGGAAGGAAGAAACTATATTTCATAGAATCGTTTCAATAAATTTTGCAGGATGAAAGAGTAAAGAGAGAAGAGCTTTTTATCCTCACCATATTCTGCCATATCttgctatatatttattttcaaggagttaaaatattttttggccaccttttcattctttatttctaattttgttagATTTTGTTCGGAGATGTTCATCTGTACTGCTCCTCTTCACTCATGGTTTCCCTCCCTTTTCCcactatattaggtgcatatgattctattattatttgaaaataagctgCCACATCTTTCCCCAACAAGATGCACTGTTTACCCTACAACACACTGTATTCCCTTTCTTCTCATGACACTCCAATAAGACAAGAAATTTAGGATCCTTTCGCTCCTCTCTTCCTACAGTGATGCCTCTGAAAGGCCTTTCATCCCCTTCTCATCTGCCACATTCCCAACCCTCAGGTCATGTTGTGGTAGGTTAGTATTTATTATAATTCCCCTTAATAGTATGTCCCTTCTATTTTGACTTCTTATTTAGTGCTTATATTTTACACATTCTCATACAATCTTACATATCGACTTGGACTTACTGCgtgtacgtgtgtgtatgtgtacgtgtgtgcacagaatgagagaaaatagtaAGAGAGTACAGAACAAAGTTCATTGTCTAACAACGTTTCCTTTCCTCTTTATCACCATCTTGGGATtctggttatttttctttctttttaaagaattaattaatttatttatttttaactcatttgttatttttcaatcacagttgacacacaatatactagtttcaggtgtacaacccagtgattagacgtTACATAACATACTATATGATCATCCTAATAAGCCTCACCCCCATTTGACACCATCCATCGTTATTAGAATATtagctatattccctatgctatacatTACAcacctgtgactattctgtaaccaccaatttgtactaatcccttcactattTTCACCCATCCCCTTAACCCCCTTGCCCTCTggcaaatgaaaaatattctctgtatctccaagtctgtttctgttctgcatgttcatttattttgttttttaaattcaactgttgatagatatgtatttatgaccattttattgttcatatattttactttttaaaaattttttaaattcatttttagagagaagggagagagagaaagagcgagaatagcggggaggagcaggaagcatcaactcccatatgtgccttgaccaggcaagcccagggtttcaaaccagcgacctcagcattccaggtggacactttatccattgcgccaccacaagtcaggcttttttcttcttaaagaagacccttccAACATTTCATGTAtaataatactggtttggtggtgataaactcctttagcttttccttgtgtgggaagctctttatctgtcctttagtTCTAattgatagctttgctggataaatttGATAGTAggcccttgcttttcattactttaaatatttcttactactttcttctggcctgcaaagtttctgctgagaaatcagctgacagtcttatgggagccgccttgtaagtaactaaccacttttctctttctgcttttaagattctctgtctttaacctttgcctttttttttggtatttttccaaagctggaaacggggaggcagtcagacagactcctgcatgcacccgactgggatccacccggcatgcccatcagggggcgatgctctgcccatttggggcgccactctgccgcaatcagagccattctagcacctgaggcagaggccacagagccatcctcagcacccgggcaaactttgctccagtggagccttggctgcaggagagaaagagagaggcagagaggaaggaggggaggtggagaagcagattggcgcttctcctgtgtgtcctggctgggaatcaaacccgggactcctgcacgccaggccaacgctctaccactaagccaaccagccagggccaccttttgccttttaattgtgatgtgtcttggtgtgggcctctttgggttcaacttgtttggaactctccatgcttcctggacttgtatgtctatttactTTACCAGATTAGAAAAGTtttgtcattcttttaaaattttttcatttttttaatgaatttattttaggaagaaagggagggaaagagagagagaaagaagaacatcaatctgttcctgtgtgtgccctgaccagggattgaaccggcaatctaCAGGCttcgggaagatgctctaaccaatcgagccatcCAGCTAGGGCAtgtcattagtttttcaaataggttttcaatttcttgctctctctctcttcttcttccagcacccccatgatgcaaatgttggtatacttgaagttgtcccagaggctcctcacACTATCCTCATTTTGATAGAGCTTTGGAAAACATTCAGGGCTGGTGCAGGGAGAAGATGACTATCAAATCATGACTGAATTCATATGAGTGAAACCATTCCAATTTCCAGATCTTCTCATAGGTCATAACCAGTGACTTTCTTTGTTAGATCAAATGAAAATTCACAGTGattcataaaacaaataatgGTGTTTGCTTATATATTTGGACATGTTCTTACCTcctaaaataccaaagataaaatatgtaaaaagactTTTAAGTTATAAATGATTTGACAATAAAAACGGTCACTTACTCAGGTACACAGAACCTTGGTATAACTTCTCTGTCTAGGCAAGTATTTGAGATAACAAGATCTTCCTCTTTACTTAATTGAAGATTTTGTGTTTTAACTGGTGGCtccaaaatattttccaagaatGGAAGGTCAATCAATTGAAGCATACGTAATAATGCTTGTTGTTTCCAAACATTTTCTATAGCTTAGAAAGAAAATAGCACTATGAGATTGAGAAAGTACATTCAACCAATATTATAAAATTTCccatttctaaataatatataagTTACTTTAATGTATGTAAGGGATTAATTTAATGCTGggataatttaaattttctaaattacaattttttttttaggattgatCTTTAGACATCAGTTATGAGCATAGTGATTGTATGTTTTGGTTATGTGGATTAAAATGTGATAGCTTTTAAGGCCAACAATAGGTTAattccaaatataaaaaattgCTGATCACGCTAATaaattaattgtatatttttgagAATATGAGACtgcaaattatttataattttattcaaagTAGCACAGAtaattgtagtttattttttaaattaaaatacagtatCAGGTTAACCTTCACTTGGGTTTCTGGTCATTCCTGTTAAGAGTTAAGTTGTTCATTATCCTAATCATCATATCAtaattaatgttttgtttttcctttaaataaaacaaaatcataacAGCAACAGCTATAGTAAATCTCTGGTGAAGTTCCTATGGTTTAAATTCAA of Saccopteryx bilineata isolate mSacBil1 chromosome 1, mSacBil1_pri_phased_curated, whole genome shotgun sequence contains these proteins:
- the DEPDC4 gene encoding DEP domain-containing protein 4 isoform X3; translation: MIANPLAQEIGEERLKELIHTMCGNLALPPNITVDKPIYPLSKEAIENVWKQQALLRMLQLIDLPFLENILEPPVKTQNLQLSKEEDLVISNTCLDREVIPRFCVPEVDNWLYAAIECLEYFPDQFIVSVSQQLAQNTNEETRLSIQKKILFDIIVKYTQERDCLLTDEYFDIHSGIIELIENEKSTEALEAIQLYLRFLLPNIKEELRRLLTFMAIASEPNAYKLQKQYDNKTVILKTLAKAVLQTKSLSKVQAEQLIGFLLEYHSELFKTPVTLLDLVSKKLKKLLHGEDPDATSGFTFCQRLTYKEFEKQKERTIQYLQQLALEINSNPSISLKQRKKLIKEFQKHHPEALQ
- the DEPDC4 gene encoding DEP domain-containing protein 4 isoform X2; translation: MQNMCLSSNDISRLKGVRLCQVLMNHKVFEPVGVKLFKNEKELEFEDSNNSLYRFIGNKSSYGFCERKKGTENGLADKVNAKESLRPEDEMIANPLAQEIGEERLKELIHTMCGNLALPPNITVDKPIYPLSKEAIENVWKQQALLRMLQLIDLPFLENILEPPVKTQNLQLSKEEDLVISNTCLDREVIPRFCVPEVDNWLYAAIECLEYFPDQFIVSVSQQLAQNTNEETRLSIQKKILFDIIVKYTQERDCLLTDEYFDIHSGIIELIENEKSTEALEAIQLYLRFLLPNIKEELRRLLTFMAIASEPNAYKLQKQYDNKTVILKTLAKAVLQTKSLSKVQAEQLIGFLLEYHSELFKTPVTLLDLVSKKLKKLLHGEDPDATSGFTFCQRLTYKEFEKQKERTIQYLQQLALEINSNPSISLKQRKKLIKEFQKHHPEALQ